ACGTATATAAGCAAGCATAGCTTGTAACTGAGGGCGGTTTTTATTAGCTCCACTGATAGTTTCTTGAAAAAGTTTATCTACCTGGTTAAGCTGTTCTAATTGCCTTGCCATGTTTTGGTCAGATGTACTGATACGTGCATAACCAATTCTTGTCATTTATAGTCTCCTTTTTTGCCTAACTCTATTGTCCACCTTCTCAGACCTGGTAAATCAATAAATGAACAATAGGACAATAAGGCATACTCTATTGTCCACGTTATTTAATAAAATAAATAGAAAATGACCATATCTAATAGACATGACCATTTTTCTATTTACAAAATAAAATACATATCCCATGTAGGAATTTTTATTTAAAAGTTTATAATCTCCTTGCCTTGTTTTAGAATTTTATTTCACCGAAAAATCGATCGCCGTTGGCGGTGATTTTTCTTAGCCTATCTTTCTATTTCTTCAGGGTCATTTTTCTGTGGAGAAATTTCTTGTCTTCTTGCTTGAGCGTGTTTCTCAAGTTTTTCATATTGAGTAAAGTCTTTAACAATACTATCAAATTTTTCCTTCAGGGCTTTCCGTTCGATTGAAACCTCAACAACCTGTTTTTCAATCTCTTTTGGATTGACTGAAGGTGAAATATTGAGTTCTTCCAAAACTTGATAAGCTACTTTTGCATCAATCGGACTTTCTGAATGAATATCTTCAAGCGCTGAAGCAATTTTGTTCAAGCGTTCCACTTTGTCATCAAGCCTATCTAATGAATCTTGTGTTTCTTCAATTTGAGCAATAAAGCGGTCACGTAGTTCATGAAACTGGTCAGAATCAGATACATTATGACTGACTAGGTAATTATATTCCTTGACCAGTAAATCCAACTTGGAAATATTAGGGTTCTTGGTCAAGATATATTCTCCACTCTCATAAGCAAGCTGATTGATAAGCGTTGACCCTTTCATAAATTTGTTACTTGCTGAATTGTCAGGATTGATGAAATAGAAAAAATCAGATTTCTTGATAAAGACATCAAAGCTCCCGTCATCCTGTTTATCAACTAAGCGACTTGGAATTTTAACTGTTCCTTGATTGGCTATCCCATACTGCATTTGAAGATAAATCCCTGTGTCTGTTTCATGCTCGACCTGCCACGGTTCAATCTTGACCCTGATTTCAAAATCTTCAGCTTTCTCGGCTTGTAATTTGTCATACTCGCTTTTAATTGACTGTAGCGGATGCACGATTTTATTTTTAGCTATTCGCTCTTGAATTTGTTCCAAAGAGTAACGTCCCTTTTTTGACAAGGTGCTGTCACGAGTATTTCTCTTTTGGTCTTTATCAAGTAATTTATACTTGGCATATTTGCCTGAAAAGTCCACTGCAAGATTAAGCGCCTTTGCCTTCTCTTGAAAGTCCCCTAGACTGGTTGAGTGTTTCAAAAGAAATTCAAGACGGGACTTGATTTCTAATTTGAAGACATTTTCTTTCTGATATGCTGAGTATTCTTTGTGACCAAATTGATTTTTATTTTCAAGGATTTTTGCTCCTGCTAAATCAGCATACTTATCAGAAATTTGCTCCAGGGCTTTTTTTGTGCCCTTCTGCCATCTGAATTTATTAAGAGTTACTGAGTTAGTGGAATTGATATAAATGTGATTGTGTAGATGCCCCTTGTCCATGTGAGTAGCAATCACAAATTGATGACTTCCACCTGTCAACTCAAGTGCCGTCTTTCGTCCAATTTCATGTACCTGTTCAGGTGTCAGATTATCTTCAGGGGAAAATGATTGAATAACATGGTGGGCTAAAACGTCATTTTTGACCAACTCCTCATTATTGATTGGTCTGCCTTTTTCTAAATTGGCAAGTTGCTTCAGTTGCATCATTTCTGAATAAGCAGACTCAACATCAATTATCATATTTCCTGAAACCAACTGAGAGACAGGTTGACCATTTACAAACTTGATAGGAAAGTTTAAATCTGAATCAAGCAATTCAGCTCCAATGGTTTTAGCACCATCTTCAATATACTTGATACCATCAGATAATTTATTGACCGATTTTATCTGTTTGACTTTTGTTACTACCAAATCAATTTACTCCTTTCTTTCCTTCAAGACTTTTTCAATATGGGCAATTTCTCGGTTAAAATTTTCATCAACCAAGCGTTTAACCTCTGCTAACGATTCCTGCAAAGTTCGATAATTTTCAAGACTAACTTCTTCATTCGTGTTGATATATTTTACAAGTTGGTTGATATTTGTACCAATTCTATTTATCTCTGTTCTCAATTTTATCAACTCAGAATAATCAACTGTTACCACCTCACCAGTCAAAAGCATATAACGAGCATAAGTGTTAAAATTTTTAAATCCATGAAGTGCCATTCTTTCTTTTATCAGGTCATTTTCTCTTGGAGTCACTCTCATTTTTCGCTGAATCTCTCTATATCGTTTCTCGTTTGTCATTGAAATTTTCCTTTCATTTTTCTTGACAAGTACACTCTTATCCCCTAAACTTTTCAAACTGGCAAGCATAGCATTTGGGTACCCAAATGCAATATTTAAAAGATTTTCCCAAAACCCAAAACTGGCAAAGTGCCAATTTTGAGCGGGTCAATCTTTCAAAGTTTTGGGGAATATCCCCAAGCCCCTAAGTCGTCCTTCAGACCTTAATTGACTTCAACTTGTTGAAGCAATTCTTCTTTTTTGGTTTGATACTCTTCATCAGAAAGAGTTTCAAGATAGCTGATTGTCTCAGCATATTCTTGAGCTAATTCAGGGTCAATGTCTTTTAGCTCGTCAGCATCTTCATCTAAAAGAGCAATCGCTTTTCTGCGCTTGGCTTCGATAAAATTTTCATTCTTGGTATATGTGCCATTCTCAAAATAGAATAGGTTCAAAAGTAATGTTGCTTCGATTGTTTCATTCATGGTTTTATTCCTCCGATTGTTTTCTTCGACTCATAAAGCCTGCTGATAATTGAGCGACAAGGTCTTTTACAGGCTCATCTCGTTGTCGCTCTTTTGTGCTTTTTTTGGCGAATCTTTCGCCTGCTCTTTCTCTTTAGGCTCAACTGTCTTTTCTTTATCTTTGTTTTTCAGTCGGTCAATTTTTTCCTGAAAAGCATCTTTTTTTAGTTCCTTACTTTGATACTTTTCAAGCGATTTATCAATTCTTGAAATCAAACTATCTGCTTCTTTTTGGACAATTTTGATTTGTGCTTCTAGGTCTGAAAGTCCTTCAGGGTCTTGTGACCATGTTGCCAAATAACCAAAACTGTAATCACTTGTGTCTAACCCATAGTGACTAGCAACAACAAAAGCGACTGACTCCGCCTGCAATTCTGCGGTACTTCGTTTCAATGGTTCTTCTTGCAACTTTTCTAAATTGTGTAAATCTGAATGTGCCATTTCATGGAAGATTGTTTTTAAAGTTTGTTGCTCAGACATCCCTTGCTTAATCACAATATGATTTTCTTTTGGAGAGTAATAACCATTGGCAGTTCCTGTGTCATTGCTGAAAGAAAGAGGAACGCCATTAGCTTCTGAAACCTCTTTAGCCGACTTATAAAGGTTGCCATAATCTTGATAAGTCCCTTCGAGTTCATAAATAGGCTTTGCTAATTCTTTTCCGTTTGTTTGGGAAATATCAAAGACAGGAACAAGTTTAAAGGACGTGTAGGTTTGTTCATTTCCATTTTCATCAAGAAGGGGTTCATGCGTTTTAGGGTCTTTCTTTTTAAGGGTAATTGGCGCAAAAATCCGTAGCGCCTTCTCGCCTTTATTGACACTTCTTTCAAAGTCATCCTTCCACTTTTTGAAAGATGCTACGTGGGAAGCATCAGGATTTTGCATTACAATCAACTGAATATTTCTTGGGGAATAGCTGTGAAACTTGCTCATTGTTTCAAGGTATTGTTTATACGTATCTGATTCAAAATAATCATTGACACCGTCCTTCAATAATTGCGAAAGCCCTTTACTGTCTTTTGCTTCAATCAGTTCAGCAACAGTTTTTGTTGGTTCTGAAGAAGGGGTATTTTGAGAATTTGGATGCTCAGCATCAACTGGATTTGACCCATATACAATTTCTTCATTATCCGATTTCCCGTCTCCATCTGTATCTGCATTGTAAGGACTTGTCCCTTGATTTTTCTCTTGTTCATCAGAAAGACCGTCACCATCTGAATCCCGTTCCAGTTCTTCTTGTTGATGTTGTTCAATCTTTTTTTGCTCTTCTTCTCTAAGAGTTTGGTCAAGCTGATTTCTTAAATTTTGGTCTTGATTTGTTGACATTATATGCCCTCCATCTTGTAAATTTATTTCTTCTTTAAGCGGTGTAACTTCTTTATTTTTCTGTAAAGTCTCAAGCATTTCTTTTCCATTATCCGTGATAAATTCATTATTAAGAGATAGAATTTTTATTTGATTATTCTTTTCAGCAAATACACCTAAGATAATTTTTTCTTGATTCAATGCATCTAGTTCAATGTTTAAGGCTGTATTTGGTTTTAAAAGCGTTGCAGGGAAAGATGAATTGTCATCAGTCCTAAAAGCTAATAATATATCTTTATCATCAGAACGAATAGAGCTTGAGACATCGAGTCGTCCCATTTTTTCAACTGAGGATAAATCATCAAAAACAAATGAATCTGTTTCAAATATTTCAGGTAGTAAAGGTAATAATTTTGCTTTATCTCTAAACCCTGTTCCAACGGATAAGTTAGCAAAGTTTCCGTTTCCTGAAGCTATATCTTCGATAAACTGCTCTGATAGATTGTCCGCCCATTCCTGGTAAACAGGAGCTAGTCCTGTTAAGTGCATCCAATTTTTCTTCTCAAAGTCAATCTGAAGCATTTTAATTTCGTCAAGGTCTTGATAGAAATAAGTGACCTTGCTATCAGCAAGCTCATTCAAATACCAGGATGCTGACTTTTGAAACTCTTCAGCATATCTATTAAGAAAACGAATATCTTTGTCTGTTGCATAATGATAGCCATTTCTAAGCCCAACACTTGACTCTTTAGACCTATCAATGTTAAAATATAAGTAAACATTGGCAGGAAAATCAGGTTGAGTCATTGACTCTTCGGGTTGCAGTGCTATCCCTGAAACTTCGGTTTCTAAAGAACTGAAATTGCGATTAAAAAGTTCGCCCCCAATGTTAGACAGCTCTTGACTTCGGTCAGGAGCTTTTTCTTTGTTCTCAACCGTTGGATGCTTATAATTTTTTAGATAATCATTCCAGTCCATTTTTTCCAGTCCTTCTGCTATTGGTGGAAGGTCAAGAGTAAGTCCAATTTGTTTTGCGGTTAAACGCTGAATGAAGGCATGCCCTGCCTCATCATTATCAACGGCAAGGGTAATTAAATCCTGGTGTTTTCCATCTTCAAAGAAAGTGGTTACTCTAGCCATGTCAGCCAGGAAGGAAGATTTTTTCTCCTGGTCAACCTCGCCATTAAGTTCACCAATCTCAGTCAAAAGTTCTGCCACGTGACGACTCACAGTTGATTCTTTTAAGCCATCCATAGCAACTAAACGGACATCCTGAAGGGAGTCCTTTTTGAGTTCATAGTAGCTCATAAGGTCTATTGGAGCTTCAGCAAAAACTAGACGGGATGGTGTCCCAATATCAACGTGCATCCCTGTCAAGCCATCTGAAGCCCTCATTATTTGTTTTAAGCGCCCTCTTTCGTACAAGTCTAAGTTTTCCCTTATCCCTTGCAAAGAAGCTCCTATAACCTCATTTTGAGTGTCCAGGCTTTTGAAAACAATGACAGGTTCAAAATAATCACCTGTCTTTTTAGTGGCTTGTGATAAGACGCCTTTTTCTGCGAAAAAATCGATCGTCTCATCAGACAAGCCCCTGATTTCCTTCAAATATTCTCTACCCTCCTTGAATTCAGTTTCATAGGGTTCAAGATAATAATGAAAAGGTTCTTTTTCAGGAATAATAGTTGCATCCACTACATCAAAGCTCCCCTCTTCCAGGAAATGTTTAGCTTGCTTAAAAGAGACAGATTCTCCTGTCATTTCTTCTTGGACTATCTGAACCATTTTTATCACGTCACCACCAATAGAACGGGCAAACCAATTGAAATAATTATCCCTGGTATTGATAGTAAAGGAATCATGCTCTTGCCAGGCGTAAGTATGGCTTCCTGTTCGGTGTAGTTGCATTCCTAGGCTCTCAGCTACCTCTAAAATGGATAACTGCTTCAGTTCTTCGATACTTGCCATCTATCCTGCTCCTTTCTCTAATTGTGCTCTTATGGCTTTTTTGGTTTGCTCGATAAACCAATCTTTAGACTTTTGACCTTGACCAACTAACTGAAGGGCTGTTTCCCACTTTCCAGTTGTTTCAGGATTGGTGTACATCACTTCAAGATTATCCAGGAAAAGGACAAGCATTTTCCCCCTATCTGTTGGGAAAAATTGACCTGTCTTCTTGTCACGTGTGATATAGTCACGGTCAATAATGGTCTTAATGATGCCTGCTCGTGTTGCAGGTGTTCCTAAATTGTACTTAGGAAGCACGTCATCAAGCAGACTGCTTTCTGTTAGCCTTGCAGGTGGTTTTGTCTTATCTTCCTTAATTTGGGCTTCAGTGGCTATTCTAGCCCCCTCCTGGTAGATAGGTAAGACGGAATCCTTATTTTCCTTTTCAGCTAGTTCTGTCCACCCCTCATTAGTCATCACATTTCCTTTAGCGCTGAAGGTATTCCCATTGTTATCAAGTGTCACTTGTGTTGCTTGGTAACGGTAATCAGAAGCAAACATCAAGAGCGTTCTCTTGAGGATTTCCGTATAGATGATTTTTTCATCTCCTTCAAGTGAACTCACGTCTGACATGTTTTCCGTTGGGATGATGGCATAGTGTTCCATCTGTTTATCTTGCACATACTTCTTCCGTGGCTTAACGTTAGGTAAATCAGCTTCAATACCCAGGATAGCTTTATAATCGTCAAGGTGTTTAACCAGGTA
This region of Streptococcus thermophilus genomic DNA includes:
- a CDS encoding helical hairpin domain-containing protein, which translates into the protein MVVTKVKQIKSVNKLSDGIKYIEDGAKTIGAELLDSDLNFPIKFVNGQPVSQLVSGNMIIDVESAYSEMMQLKQLANLEKGRPINNEELVKNDVLAHHVIQSFSPEDNLTPEQVHEIGRKTALELTGGSHQFVIATHMDKGHLHNHIYINSTNSVTLNKFRWQKGTKKALEQISDKYADLAGAKILENKNQFGHKEYSAYQKENVFKLEIKSRLEFLLKHSTSLGDFQEKAKALNLAVDFSGKYAKYKLLDKDQKRNTRDSTLSKKGRYSLEQIQERIAKNKIVHPLQSIKSEYDKLQAEKAEDFEIRVKIEPWQVEHETDTGIYLQMQYGIANQGTVKIPSRLVDKQDDGSFDVFIKKSDFFYFINPDNSASNKFMKGSTLINQLAYESGEYILTKNPNISKLDLLVKEYNYLVSHNVSDSDQFHELRDRFIAQIEETQDSLDRLDDKVERLNKIASALEDIHSESPIDAKVAYQVLEELNISPSVNPKEIEKQVVEVSIERKALKEKFDSIVKDFTQYEKLEKHAQARRQEISPQKNDPEEIER
- a CDS encoding plasmid mobilization protein translates to MTNEKRYREIQRKMRVTPRENDLIKERMALHGFKNFNTYARYMLLTGEVVTVDYSELIKLRTEINRIGTNINQLVKYINTNEEVSLENYRTLQESLAEVKRLVDENFNREIAHIEKVLKERKE
- a CDS encoding transcriptional regulator; this translates as MNETIEATLLLNLFYFENGTYTKNENFIEAKRRKAIALLDEDADELKDIDPELAQEYAETISYLETLSDEEYQTKKEELLQQVEVN
- a CDS encoding PBECR4 domain-containing protein; amino-acid sequence: MASIEELKQLSILEVAESLGMQLHRTGSHTYAWQEHDSFTINTRDNYFNWFARSIGGDVIKMVQIVQEEMTGESVSFKQAKHFLEEGSFDVVDATIIPEKEPFHYYLEPYETEFKEGREYLKEIRGLSDETIDFFAEKGVLSQATKKTGDYFEPVIVFKSLDTQNEVIGASLQGIRENLDLYERGRLKQIMRASDGLTGMHVDIGTPSRLVFAEAPIDLMSYYELKKDSLQDVRLVAMDGLKESTVSRHVAELLTEIGELNGEVDQEKKSSFLADMARVTTFFEDGKHQDLITLAVDNDEAGHAFIQRLTAKQIGLTLDLPPIAEGLEKMDWNDYLKNYKHPTVENKEKAPDRSQELSNIGGELFNRNFSSLETEVSGIALQPEESMTQPDFPANVYLYFNIDRSKESSVGLRNGYHYATDKDIRFLNRYAEEFQKSASWYLNELADSKVTYFYQDLDEIKMLQIDFEKKNWMHLTGLAPVYQEWADNLSEQFIEDIASGNGNFANLSVGTGFRDKAKLLPLLPEIFETDSFVFDDLSSVEKMGRLDVSSSIRSDDKDILLAFRTDDNSSFPATLLKPNTALNIELDALNQEKIILGVFAEKNNQIKILSLNNEFITDNGKEMLETLQKNKEVTPLKEEINLQDGGHIMSTNQDQNLRNQLDQTLREEEQKKIEQHQQEELERDSDGDGLSDEQEKNQGTSPYNADTDGDGKSDNEEIVYGSNPVDAEHPNSQNTPSSEPTKTVAELIEAKDSKGLSQLLKDGVNDYFESDTYKQYLETMSKFHSYSPRNIQLIVMQNPDASHVASFKKWKDDFERSVNKGEKALRIFAPITLKKKDPKTHEPLLDENGNEQTYTSFKLVPVFDISQTNGKELAKPIYELEGTYQDYGNLYKSAKEVSEANGVPLSFSNDTGTANGYYSPKENHIVIKQGMSEQQTLKTIFHEMAHSDLHNLEKLQEEPLKRSTAELQAESVAFVVASHYGLDTSDYSFGYLATWSQDPEGLSDLEAQIKIVQKEADSLISRIDKSLEKYQSKELKKDAFQEKIDRLKNKDKEKTVEPKEKEQAKDSPKKAQKSDNEMSL